ATAAATGCCCTTGTCAGCCGCCTTTTGGCTAGCCCGCTTGAGATTGCGGCGCAGGTTGGCTGACCTGCGCGATAGAAAACCATCCAGCCCGCCCTCTAGCGATGCCGACCCCTGAATGCCCGCCTTAACCAGATGCGCTTGAAGCGGCAAGCCAGTCTTGTTCAGCAACTGCTGCATATACGTGAGGCCTGGCCCAAGCCCGCCAACCAGAATCTTGGGAAAGCGCGGCGCATAGGTTTTGGCAAAAAAACGCATGGCTTCGGCAAAAAGCTGTGGTGCTTTGTCACCCAGCAGGGGGCAGCCAAAAAACCACGAGGGTTCAAGGGGGGTGATGTAGATTTCTTCTTCAGACACAAGGCCTTCGGCAAAAGCAATAACGCTGCCCTCTTCTTCGGTTATCAGCAGCCGTCTTTTGGGGCCAAATGCGTCGTGAAAGGCCAGCTGCCACGATGGTGTGCAGCAGAAAGGGTCAGTGTGGCTGCCGTGCAGCGCGGCCTGCAGCCATGTGTTGTACTGCTCTGGTTTGGTATTGTGTGGCAAACTTACGAACTGCATGTGATACCCTGGGAACAACGAGGCGTTTATGCCTTGAGCGCGCACGCGCAGCTAAGGCATAAACGCCATGATATGTCTGGTTAATGACAGGACTGCTGGTTGTTTGCGGTAACTAACGTACTATGACAGCAGATGTCAGGCCTGTCAGTTTTTTGTTGTAGAGTCTTGTTTCTTTTTTTCTTCAAGGTACTGCTCTTCATCTATAAGAGTGCTGCCGCATCTGGGGCAGGACAGTAATTTGAAAAGCAGGCGGAATTTAAAGATTACTTCGTCCACAAAGCCGGTTGGACAATAAAAAACATCCCCACAACGCTTGCAGCGGTACACGGTTTTATCTTTCATATTTATGCCCCCAGTGCAAACGTGTATAAGTACCTAAAAATATCACGTATCGTAGTCGTTATCAATATGATGAAAAAATCTGGATTGCACATAGGGCTTCTGCCCTTTTCTGAATTTTGAAATCAGTTGTGAACCCGGGCAAAGGCCTGCACTGGTTTTTGAAGCTTAAGAGCCCGTGAGCATCTTGCTGGCGTAGCTTACCTGCGTGCAGACAAAAGCAAGGCGCTCATGTTTCCGTGTGACCACTGGAAGCATGAGCGCCTGATATATGCAGCACTTAAGTGCTTAAATTCTGGTAGCAAGGGAGGGATTTGAACCCCCGACACTGCGGGTATGAACCGCATGCTCTGACCAACTGAGCTACCTTGCCGTGTCTGCGCCTCGTTAGCGCGACGATTTATTTATAAAATTTGCCGCACATTGGCAAGCATTTTTTTTAGTTCACCATAAAATAATATACTAAGGGGGCAATCAGCAGCCGGTAGATAGCAAAAGGAACCAGCGTAAGGCGTCCCATCAGGCTGATAAAAACCTTAACTGCCAGCAGCGCCGCCAAAAAAGAGCCAATCATGCCCACGGCAAAAAAGGGAATGTCGGCAGCGCTGAACAGATGCCAGCTTTTCAGCATATCGTAGCCGGTGGCGGCAATCATGATGGGCACAGCGGCGATAAACGAATACTCCGCCGCCAGCGAGCGCTTGGAGCCCAGCAGCATGGCACCCATGATTGTTGATGCGGAACGTGAAAAACCGGGCCACAGGGCAAGACACTGAAAGCAGCCAATACCCAGAGCGAGCTTGGGCGTCATGTCGTCGAGCGTCATGAATGAGGGTTTGAACTTGCGGCGTTCAACCACAATCATGACCACTGCGCCCACCACCAGAGCGGCTAGCACCGTTACAGGGCGGAACAGGTAGGTTTTGATGGTCGAGTGCAGCAAAAGCCCCAGCACGCTGGCAGGCAGCGATGTGAGGATCAGTAGCATGATACCCCGCATGCCCGCAAAGCGCACATAAGGTTGTGGCTGCACAAGGCCCCAAAAGCGCTTCCAGTACAGTACCACAACGGCCATGATGGCACCGAGCTGAATAACCACCTCAAAAGTGGCCGCTTTTTCGCCAGAAAAATTGAGCAGATCGCCCACCAGAATTAGGTGACCAGAGGATGACACGGGCAAAAATTCCGTCAGCCCCTCAACAATGCTCAGAATCAGCGCAGTAAACAAATTATCCATAAAACCCTCTGCCAGCTATGCTGTCGCCGACTGAGGAATGTGTTGCCCAGTAAGGGCGCGGCATTGCCAAAAGACGGCACAACGGCTATGGGTGAACAAAAAAGGATATCTCCATGACAACCATTATGCCGCAAGGCGAACTTGTGCGTAAGGCTGCTGCCTATCTGGCTGAACAGCGGGCCCAGCACCCCGGCAAGAGCCTGGCTACCCTGCTGGATGAGGCAGGCATGCGTTTTAACCTTACCCCGCTTGACGCGGCCGCCCTTGAGCGTCTGTTCCGCGAGGAGCAGGCAAAGGCCAACTGATCAGCCCGCTTTAGCTGCTCCGGCAGTCCACTTGTGGTGCTTGCAGACGTCGCACCCCTTTTGAGCAAGGGGGCGACGCCGCATCACCATATCATTTAAGCAATTTCGCTGCCGTCAGGCACATCGCGGTCTACAGTCAGAAGACCGAGCCCGTTGTCTGATCCGGCGGTAAGCACCATGCCGTGCGAAACCAGCCCGCGAATTTTGCGCGGGGCAAGGTTGAGCACCGCACACACCCGCTTGCCCACCATGTCTTCAGGCGCATAGTGCTCTGCAAGGCCAGAAAGAATCTGGCGAAGCGAGCCCTCGCCAAAGTCAATCTCGAGCCGCAGAATACGGTCGGCATTGGGGTGTTTTTCTGCTACTTTTACCGTGCCAACGCGCAGATCCAGAGCCTTGAACTGGTCGAATTCCACATTGGGTTTGGCTTCCGGGGCTGCTGCATCGCCTTCGGCGGGGCTGGTGGCCGTGCTGGGCGCGGCTTTTTCCTGCGGCTTGTCTGCCTTGGCCTTTTTCTGGGGCTTGGGCTCCTTGGCTTCCTGCGCACCTTCTTTCTTTACTTCAATACGCGGAAACAGGTTGGAGCTCTCGGCCACCACAAGGCCGGGTTCAAGGCCGTCAAAATGGCCAATTTCGTCTTCAATATTGGCAACAGGGGGCATACCCTCCTGCACCGGCTGCGCAAGCTGGGCCAGCATCTTGCCAGAAGCCACGGGCATAACGGGCCAGAGGCACAGCGCTGTTTTGCGCATGGCCGCAAGCATCACATACATGACTGTGGCGAGGCGCTCCATGTTGCCCTGCTTGTAGAGCGTCCAGGGGGCCTGGGTGTCCACATATTTGTTGAGGGCGCGCACCAGTTCCCACAGCGATTCCAGCCCCTGCGCAAACTGCACGTTGCCAAAAAGCTGCACAAAGTTGCGCATGGAATTGGCGCACAGGTCGGCAATGGCCTTGTCGTCTTCCTGCAGCTGTGCGGGCATGGGCACGCGGCTGCCAAAATATTTGGCGGTCATGGAGAGCACGCGGCTGAACAGGTTGCCAAGATCATTGGCAAGGTCGGCGTTGATGCGCCCCACAAGGGCCTCGTCGCTAAAGCTGGCATCCGAGCCAAAGTGCATTTCGCGCAGCAGAAAATAGCGGAAGGCATCAGGCCCAAAGCGCTGGGCCATATCGCTGGGTTCCACCACATTGCCCAAAGACTTTGACATTTTTGTGTCGCGCACAAGCCAGTAGCCGTGCACGTTGAGGTGCTCGTACTGCGGCAGGCCGGCAGATTTGAGCATGGTAGGCCAGAACACGGCGTGGGGCTTCAGAATATCCTTGGCAACCAGGTGTTCGCCGGGCCAGAACTTCTTGAAGGCATCACCGTCGGGCCAGTCCAGTGCGCTGATGTAGTTGAGCAGTGCGTCAAACCACACATAGCACACGTAATCCTTGTCAAAAGGCAGTTCTATGCCCCAGGTAAGGCGCGACTTGGGCCGCGAGATGCACAGGTCTTCAAGTGCGCCCGATTCCAGCATTGCCAGCACTTCGCTACGGTAGCGTTCGGGCCGGATAAAGGAAGGGTTGGCGGTAATGTGCTCCTTGAGCCAGGGAAGATACTTGGACATGCGGAAGAAGTAGTTCTTCTCGCTGATAAATTCGGGCTTGGTCAGGTGCTGGGGGCAAAGGCCGTTTTCCAGCTCTTTTTCGGTATAAAAGCGCTCGCAGCCGTAGCAGTAATGCCCGCCAAACTCGCCAAAATAGATGTCGCCCGCGTCATAGACCTTTTGCAGAAAGGCCTGCACTGCCTTGATGTGTTCCGGGTCGGTGGTGCGCACAAAGCGGTCGTTGGCCACATCAAGCTGGGGCCACAACGTGCGGAACCGGGCGCTGATGGCGTCCACAAATTCCTTGGGCGTCTTGCCTTCTTTTTCCGCAGCCTGAACGATCTTGTCGCCATGCTCGTCCGTGCCGGTGAGGAACATGGTCTCCTCGCCGATCAGCTTGTGGTAGCGGGCCATGGCATCGGCAACCACAGTGGTATAGGCATGCCCCAGATGGGGCTTGGCATTAACGTAGTAGATGGGCGTTGTGATGAAAAAGCTGTTCACTCAAGGCTCCGTAAGCTTTGTTGACTACTCGTGGTCGGGGCGCTGCGACTTGCGGCGACGT
The Desulfovibrio sp. DNA segment above includes these coding regions:
- a CDS encoding GNAT family N-acetyltransferase; translation: MQFVSLPHNTKPEQYNTWLQAALHGSHTDPFCCTPSWQLAFHDAFGPKRRLLITEEEGSVIAFAEGLVSEEEIYITPLEPSWFFGCPLLGDKAPQLFAEAMRFFAKTYAPRFPKILVGGLGPGLTYMQQLLNKTGLPLQAHLVKAGIQGSASLEGGLDGFLSRRSANLRRNLKRASQKAADKGIYFERVLPTTAEEAQNTYTRMIAVERASWKGIDHCGMAEPGICDFYNFLLERLAPERGARVIFARHDDRDVGFIFGGLAGQVYRGQQFSYAHDFHAHSLGNLMQVEKIRWLCEEGVHRYDMGPLDGPKMQYKTHWTETAFPLRTWLVEKA
- a CDS encoding undecaprenyl-diphosphate phosphatase, which codes for MDNLFTALILSIVEGLTEFLPVSSSGHLILVGDLLNFSGEKAATFEVVIQLGAIMAVVVLYWKRFWGLVQPQPYVRFAGMRGIMLLILTSLPASVLGLLLHSTIKTYLFRPVTVLAALVVGAVVMIVVERRKFKPSFMTLDDMTPKLALGIGCFQCLALWPGFSRSASTIMGAMLLGSKRSLAAEYSFIAAVPIMIAATGYDMLKSWHLFSAADIPFFAVGMIGSFLAALLAVKVFISLMGRLTLVPFAIYRLLIAPLVYYFMVN
- the metG gene encoding methionine--tRNA ligase encodes the protein MNSFFITTPIYYVNAKPHLGHAYTTVVADAMARYHKLIGEETMFLTGTDEHGDKIVQAAEKEGKTPKEFVDAISARFRTLWPQLDVANDRFVRTTDPEHIKAVQAFLQKVYDAGDIYFGEFGGHYCYGCERFYTEKELENGLCPQHLTKPEFISEKNYFFRMSKYLPWLKEHITANPSFIRPERYRSEVLAMLESGALEDLCISRPKSRLTWGIELPFDKDYVCYVWFDALLNYISALDWPDGDAFKKFWPGEHLVAKDILKPHAVFWPTMLKSAGLPQYEHLNVHGYWLVRDTKMSKSLGNVVEPSDMAQRFGPDAFRYFLLREMHFGSDASFSDEALVGRINADLANDLGNLFSRVLSMTAKYFGSRVPMPAQLQEDDKAIADLCANSMRNFVQLFGNVQFAQGLESLWELVRALNKYVDTQAPWTLYKQGNMERLATVMYVMLAAMRKTALCLWPVMPVASGKMLAQLAQPVQEGMPPVANIEDEIGHFDGLEPGLVVAESSNLFPRIEVKKEGAQEAKEPKPQKKAKADKPQEKAAPSTATSPAEGDAAAPEAKPNVEFDQFKALDLRVGTVKVAEKHPNADRILRLEIDFGEGSLRQILSGLAEHYAPEDMVGKRVCAVLNLAPRKIRGLVSHGMVLTAGSDNGLGLLTVDRDVPDGSEIA